One genomic region from Evansella sp. LMS18 encodes:
- a CDS encoding NifU family protein, translated as MAANATMEEQVQEVLDKLRPFLLRDGGDVELVDIEDGVVKVRLMGACGSCPSSTITLKAGIERALLEEVPGVTELEQVF; from the coding sequence ATGGCTGCAAACGCAACTATGGAAGAACAAGTACAAGAGGTACTAGATAAATTACGTCCTTTCCTTCTTCGTGACGGAGGAGACGTTGAACTTGTTGATATTGAGGATGGAGTAGTTAAAGTAAGACTTATGGGAGCTTGCGGATCCTGCCCAAGTTCAACTATCACTTTAAAAGCTGGTATTGAGCGCGCACTGCTTGAAGAAGTACCAGGAGTTACTGAACTCGAACAAGTATTTTAA
- a CDS encoding YuzB family protein, with protein MQPIIEFCVSNLASGTQEVKEKLEKDPNLDVIEYGCLSFCGQCARSKFALVNGEIVKGETNDELLANIYQFIEDNPMF; from the coding sequence ATGCAGCCTATTATCGAGTTTTGTGTTAGCAATTTAGCAAGCGGCACCCAGGAAGTAAAGGAAAAGCTGGAAAAAGATCCAAATCTTGATGTGATAGAATACGGATGTTTGAGCTTTTGCGGACAATGTGCCAGAAGTAAATTCGCACTTGTAAATGGTGAGATTGTCAAAGGGGAAACCAATGATGAATTGCTGGCAAATATATATCAGTTTATAGAAGATAATCCAATGTTCTGA
- the yutH gene encoding spore coat putative kinase YutH, whose amino-acid sequence MLERELYEKYRIYPDAIFHIGSDQIVVAEGESYLIRPTDERMIKKVPEKNAMAQWLISQGDTDVAIFLPPDNRRYTVYIDGADSLIYQVQKPADGQYRYRRSEGAGRRLAEFHNKGFGYTPNRKSSVRETSLTWKQRWERRLDQLEEWYMAKVQDPEKTLFDEDFFLTFPYYLGMSENAIQMMGEIEAAERTSYQTSGYNTICHEQFSENSWLTLDENNESRIKVPSDFTYDHYTRDIAEYLRSTWLDNEISRENAGKKINTFLNEYESVRNLSGTDQKRLFARLMFPIHYFKVIERYYQTLNDKEKIIMEQKALHIFDTSKEYELLLAQLVRRYRSLRRSGLPEWIV is encoded by the coding sequence CTCATTCGTCCCACAGATGAAAGGATGATAAAAAAAGTTCCTGAAAAGAATGCCATGGCACAATGGCTCATCTCACAAGGGGACACAGATGTAGCAATTTTTCTCCCTCCGGATAACCGCAGATATACAGTGTATATTGATGGGGCTGATTCACTTATTTATCAGGTCCAGAAGCCAGCAGACGGGCAGTACAGATACAGGAGGTCGGAGGGTGCTGGCAGGAGGCTGGCAGAATTCCATAATAAAGGGTTTGGGTATACCCCGAACCGTAAATCATCTGTGCGTGAGACATCACTAACATGGAAACAGCGCTGGGAGAGAAGGCTCGATCAGCTGGAAGAATGGTATATGGCTAAAGTCCAGGATCCTGAAAAAACATTGTTTGATGAAGACTTCTTTTTAACATTTCCATATTATTTGGGGATGAGTGAAAACGCTATTCAAATGATGGGAGAAATAGAAGCTGCAGAAAGGACGTCCTATCAGACATCTGGCTACAATACTATATGCCATGAACAGTTCAGCGAAAACAGCTGGCTTACTCTGGATGAAAATAATGAATCACGGATAAAGGTCCCGTCTGATTTCACATATGACCACTACACAAGAGATATTGCAGAATACCTCAGGAGTACGTGGCTGGATAACGAAATATCAAGAGAAAATGCGGGGAAAAAGATTAATACCTTTTTAAATGAATATGAATCAGTCCGGAACCTGTCAGGGACAGATCAAAAACGCCTGTTTGCCAGGCTGATGTTTCCGATACACTATTTTAAAGTAATCGAGAGATATTACCAGACATTAAACGATAAGGAAAAAATTATAATGGAACAAAAAGCCCTTCACATTTTTGACACGTCCAAAGAATATGAGCTGCTGCTGGCGCAGCTTGTAAGAAGATATCGTTCACTCCGCAGAAGCGGGCTTCCGGAATGGATTGTATAA
- a CDS encoding YuzD family protein, with translation MQPITITVYGAEEKCASCIHLPSALETKEWLEAAVNRKFPDHEITFNYCDIEAPQSEEEKDFSRKILDDEYFYPLVVINGEVAGEGNPKLPAIYKKIEAQL, from the coding sequence ATGCAGCCGATTACTATTACAGTATACGGAGCAGAGGAAAAGTGTGCAAGCTGTATTCACCTGCCCAGCGCGCTGGAAACGAAAGAGTGGCTCGAGGCAGCTGTGAACCGCAAGTTTCCTGACCATGAAATCACATTTAACTATTGCGACATTGAAGCCCCACAATCTGAAGAGGAAAAAGACTTCTCAAGGAAGATTCTTGATGACGAATACTTTTATCCCCTGGTCGTAATTAATGGGGAAGTAGCAGGGGAAGGGAATCCTAAGCTGCCGGCTATTTACAAAAAAATTGAAGCACAATTATAG
- a CDS encoding D-glycerate dehydrogenase has protein sequence MSSRPYVFVTRKLPEETLVTLKEKAEVKMWPKEDEPVPRDVLLEEAGRAEGLLTMLSDSIDKELLEQSPKLKVVANMAVGYDNIDVSFAREKNVTVCNTPDVLTETTADLTFALLMASARRLVEASEYIKDDRWNNWSPMLLAGADIHHKTIGIFGMGRIGAAVAKRAAGFGMNILYHKRSRNIQAEEELGASYVSFTELLEQSDYVVSLAPLTESTKNVFNEDAFRKMKNSAFFINASRGGLVDEDALAEALDNKLIAGAGLDVFKEEPIGKDHPLLQFKNVTVLPHIGSASRETRLKMAFLAGKNIADVLDGIKPETEVAE, from the coding sequence ATGTCGTCCAGGCCTTATGTCTTTGTAACCCGGAAATTACCGGAAGAAACACTTGTTACACTTAAAGAAAAAGCAGAAGTGAAAATGTGGCCAAAAGAGGATGAACCTGTGCCCAGAGACGTGCTTCTTGAAGAAGCAGGAAGAGCAGAGGGGCTCCTTACGATGCTTTCGGACAGCATTGACAAAGAACTGCTTGAACAATCGCCAAAGCTGAAGGTAGTCGCAAACATGGCAGTTGGATACGATAATATTGACGTATCCTTTGCGCGTGAGAAAAACGTCACTGTGTGCAACACCCCGGATGTCCTGACTGAAACCACAGCTGATCTCACTTTTGCGCTCTTAATGGCTTCAGCAAGAAGACTTGTGGAAGCCTCTGAGTATATTAAAGACGATCGCTGGAATAATTGGAGTCCTATGCTTCTTGCAGGAGCGGACATCCATCATAAAACAATAGGGATTTTCGGCATGGGCAGGATAGGTGCCGCAGTCGCAAAACGAGCAGCGGGTTTTGGGATGAATATCCTTTATCATAAGAGATCGAGGAATATCCAGGCAGAAGAAGAGCTTGGTGCTTCTTACGTAAGCTTTACAGAACTGCTGGAACAGTCGGATTACGTGGTATCCCTCGCACCGTTAACCGAGTCTACGAAAAATGTGTTTAACGAGGATGCTTTCAGGAAGATGAAAAATTCAGCATTCTTTATTAATGCTTCCAGGGGCGGCCTGGTGGATGAAGATGCCCTTGCAGAGGCGCTGGATAACAAGCTGATTGCCGGGGCTGGTCTTGATGTTTTTAAAGAGGAGCCAATAGGGAAAGACCATCCGCTATTACAGTTCAAAAATGTCACTGTCCTCCCGCATATTGGAAGCGCAAGCAGGGAAACACGTCTGAAAATGGCTTTTCTCGCCGGAAAAAATATAGCAGATGTTTTAGACGGAATAAAACCGGAAACCGAAGTGGCTGAGTAA
- a CDS encoding NAD(P)/FAD-dependent oxidoreductase, protein MRKLLILGGGYGGLRVIQKLLSSKNMTETDITLIEKEPYHSLKTEFYALAAGTVADTHLRMSFPNDVRLELKFETVTDIDLEKNAVNLSNGESQEYDDLVIALGCEDKYHNVPGAPENTLSIQSMRKARTTYHKLQNVGANGTVAIVGGGLSGVELASELRESRPDLNIKMFDRGQNILSMFPEKLYNYVTEWLVDHDIEIINKANITKVEPNVLYNHDEPAAADAIIWTAGIQANEVVRDLETDKDKMGRVKITKYYEIPGFKNAYVIGDCASVDHAPSAQLAEAQAEQLVSILTKKWTGEELPEELPKIKLKGVLGSLGKKHGFGLMGEKALTGRVPRVLKSGVLWMYKHHTGY, encoded by the coding sequence GTGCGGAAGTTATTAATTTTAGGCGGCGGATACGGGGGACTCCGCGTAATTCAAAAGTTACTGTCTTCAAAGAATATGACAGAGACAGATATCACGCTCATCGAGAAAGAACCTTACCACAGCCTGAAAACGGAATTCTATGCCCTGGCGGCTGGTACAGTAGCTGATACTCATCTTCGAATGTCATTCCCAAATGATGTGCGCCTTGAGCTGAAATTTGAAACAGTAACTGATATTGATCTTGAAAAAAATGCGGTAAACCTTTCTAACGGTGAATCACAGGAATACGATGACCTGGTAATCGCCCTCGGATGTGAGGACAAGTACCATAACGTTCCGGGAGCTCCGGAAAATACGTTAAGCATTCAAAGCATGAGAAAGGCAAGAACAACCTACCATAAACTTCAGAATGTAGGAGCTAACGGAACTGTAGCGATTGTTGGCGGCGGATTAAGCGGTGTGGAACTTGCCAGTGAACTTCGGGAAAGCCGTCCAGACCTGAATATTAAAATGTTCGACCGCGGGCAGAACATCCTCTCCATGTTTCCTGAAAAACTCTATAACTATGTAACTGAATGGCTTGTGGACCATGATATCGAGATAATTAATAAAGCAAATATCACTAAAGTAGAGCCAAATGTACTGTATAACCACGATGAACCAGCGGCAGCGGACGCTATTATCTGGACGGCGGGAATACAGGCAAATGAAGTTGTACGGGATCTTGAAACAGACAAAGATAAAATGGGCAGGGTAAAAATAACCAAGTATTATGAAATACCTGGTTTTAAAAATGCCTATGTGATCGGAGACTGCGCCTCTGTTGACCATGCCCCAAGTGCACAGCTTGCGGAAGCACAGGCAGAACAGCTCGTTTCTATCTTGACGAAGAAGTGGACAGGGGAAGAGCTTCCGGAAGAACTGCCTAAAATAAAGTTAAAAGGTGTACTCGGTTCTCTTGGAAAAAAACATGGGTTTGGGCTCATGGGAGAAAAAGCACTAACAGGACGTGTTCCAAGAGTACTAAAATCCGGAGTACTGTGGATGTATAAACATCATACAGGTTATTAA